One segment of Pleomorphomonas sp. PLEO DNA contains the following:
- a CDS encoding N-acetyltransferase family protein yields the protein MDATAVSLAPLNPVNDLGAVGAVYRRAADYLELESGLTPEEAALAFFADRPPTNIEEPLKFGVRDDDGALVAIGDLAFGYPEPGDAYLGLLLLVPEMRDKGLGRAILGEVKQLAQVRGASRLLIGVLDANIRARSFWEGQGFELTRTSGPHAFGERWHVVHRFEMLLTGISGNCA from the coding sequence ATGGACGCGACAGCGGTCAGCCTTGCACCGCTAAACCCGGTGAACGATCTCGGTGCCGTGGGGGCGGTCTACCGCCGCGCCGCCGACTATCTGGAGCTTGAAAGCGGCCTGACGCCGGAAGAGGCTGCGCTTGCCTTCTTTGCGGATCGACCACCTACGAACATCGAAGAGCCGCTGAAGTTTGGCGTCCGCGATGATGACGGCGCGCTCGTTGCCATCGGTGACCTCGCATTCGGCTATCCCGAGCCGGGCGATGCCTATCTCGGTCTGCTGCTTCTCGTTCCGGAGATGCGCGATAAGGGCTTGGGCCGGGCGATACTCGGCGAGGTGAAACAGCTCGCGCAGGTACGTGGCGCATCACGCCTTCTGATTGGTGTTCTTGACGCCAACATACGGGCGCGCAGCTTCTGGGAAGGCCAGGGTTTCGAGCTAACGCGAACCAGCGGGCCGCATGCTTTCGGCGAACGGTGGCACGTTGTCCACCGTTTCGAAATGCTGCTGACGGGCATATCCGGGAATTGTGCCTAG
- a CDS encoding ribonuclease HII, which produces MPRTASSPSHDLLSGLIVEACDRRMEEDFARRWGGPVAGVDEVGRGPLAGPVVTAAVILTDAPLPEGLTDSKQLRPSVREQMFEAICRDHIVAVASASAARIDSMNILAANLWAMNRAVRSLAEQPVGVLVDGRDVPAALLAAGYRGAAIVKGDARVAAIAAASVVAKVMRDRMMELHADAFPGYGFETNVGYGSAKHLRALTELGPTPIHRRSFRPVRECIEARAGCRQP; this is translated from the coding sequence ATGCCTCGTACCGCTTCCTCCCCCTCCCACGATCTTCTTTCGGGCCTTATCGTCGAAGCCTGCGACCGTCGCATGGAAGAAGATTTCGCTCGCCGCTGGGGCGGCCCCGTCGCTGGGGTGGACGAGGTCGGCCGTGGCCCCTTGGCCGGCCCGGTGGTGACCGCGGCGGTGATTCTCACCGACGCACCACTGCCCGAGGGGCTAACCGATTCAAAGCAACTTCGCCCCAGTGTGCGCGAACAAATGTTCGAAGCCATCTGTCGCGATCATATCGTCGCCGTTGCCTCGGCGTCGGCGGCGCGCATCGATTCCATGAATATTCTGGCCGCCAATCTATGGGCGATGAACCGGGCGGTACGGTCGCTGGCCGAACAGCCGGTGGGCGTGCTCGTCGACGGACGGGATGTGCCCGCGGCGCTGCTTGCCGCCGGCTATCGGGGCGCCGCCATCGTCAAGGGCGATGCTCGCGTCGCCGCCATCGCCGCCGCTTCTGTCGTCGCCAAGGTGATGCGCGACCGCATGATGGAACTCCATGCCGACGCGTTTCCCGGCTACGGCTTCGAAACCAACGTCGGCTACGGCTCGGCCAAACATCTGAGGGCGCTCACCGAACTGGGGCCGACGCCCATCCATCGACGCAGCTTCCGGCCGGTCCGGGAATGCATCGAAGCGCGGGCGGGTTGCAGGCAGCCATGA
- the aroC gene encoding chorismate synthase, protein MSHNSFGHLFRITTWGESHGPALGVVVDGCPPGLPLTAEFIQAFLDRRKPGQSRFVTQRREDDIVEILSGVFEDDRTGGPVTTGTPISLLIRNTDQRSKDYGDIRDKYRPGHADVAYDLKYGVRDYRGGGRSSARETAARVAAGAVARKVIDGVTVRGALVQIGKEKIDRANWDWSTVNDNPFFCPDPQAVPRFEAYLDRVRKAGSSVGAVVELVAEGVPAGWGAPIYAKLDQDLASALMSINAVKGVEIGEGFAAAELTGEANADEMHMGNDGTILHGSNHAGGILGGISTGQPLVARFAVKPTSSILIDRRSVSAAGEDVDVMTRGRHDPCVGIRAVPVGEAMMALVLADHKLRHRGQIGRDGAVAFPLR, encoded by the coding sequence ATGTCACACAACAGCTTTGGACATCTCTTCCGCATCACCACATGGGGCGAAAGCCACGGCCCAGCGCTGGGTGTCGTTGTCGATGGTTGCCCCCCGGGTCTGCCGCTGACGGCTGAGTTCATCCAGGCCTTTCTTGACCGACGCAAGCCGGGCCAGTCACGTTTCGTGACGCAGCGGCGTGAGGATGACATCGTCGAGATTCTTTCCGGCGTGTTCGAGGATGACCGCACAGGCGGTCCCGTCACGACGGGAACGCCGATCTCGCTGCTCATCCGCAATACCGACCAGCGCTCCAAGGATTATGGCGACATCCGCGACAAGTACCGTCCCGGTCACGCCGATGTCGCCTACGATCTCAAGTATGGCGTCCGCGATTACCGTGGCGGCGGCCGCTCTTCCGCCCGCGAGACGGCGGCGCGCGTTGCCGCCGGTGCCGTGGCCCGCAAGGTTATCGATGGCGTGACCGTTCGCGGTGCTCTCGTCCAGATTGGCAAGGAAAAGATCGACCGCGCCAACTGGGACTGGAGTACGGTCAACGACAATCCGTTCTTCTGCCCCGATCCCCAGGCGGTGCCGCGCTTCGAGGCCTATCTCGACCGCGTCCGCAAGGCCGGCTCGTCGGTCGGCGCTGTGGTCGAGCTGGTGGCCGAGGGCGTGCCGGCCGGCTGGGGCGCCCCGATCTACGCCAAGCTCGATCAGGACCTTGCCTCGGCACTGATGTCGATCAATGCCGTGAAGGGCGTCGAGATTGGCGAGGGTTTCGCGGCCGCCGAACTCACCGGCGAGGCCAATGCCGACGAGATGCACATGGGCAATGACGGGACCATCCTGCATGGCTCGAACCATGCCGGCGGCATCCTTGGCGGTATCTCCACCGGCCAGCCGCTGGTGGCGCGCTTTGCCGTCAAGCCGACCTCGTCGATCCTGATCGACCGCCGCTCGGTATCGGCGGCCGGCGAGGACGTGGACGTCATGACGCGTGGCCGCCACGACCCTTGCGTCGGTATTCGTGCCGTGCCGGTGGGCGAGGCGATGATGGCGCTAGTGCTTGCCGACCACAAGCTGCGTCACAGAGGCCAGATCGGTCGCGATGGCGCTGTCGCCTTCCCGCTACGCTGA
- a CDS encoding ATP F0F1 synthase subunit B (Produces ATP from ADP in the presence of a proton gradient across the membrane. Subunit B' is part of the membrane proton channel.) has translation MSWFISQANAQEPASVPAEGGHAPTEAAGSTVAHGGGEHGGTFPPFDPSTFPSQLFWLAIVFIALYVLMAKKVIPQIGSIFEARAAKIAGDLAEAEKAKGETDAAIASYEASLAAARNKANAIAHDTRTKVAHEIDGRRHAAEGQLAAKLSETEKHIADVKNIALDHVSTIATETTEAVVEALLGKVGREEAAVAVAAVSAGKH, from the coding sequence ATGAGCTGGTTCATCAGCCAAGCCAACGCACAAGAGCCGGCAAGCGTTCCGGCAGAGGGCGGCCACGCGCCGACGGAAGCCGCCGGCTCGACGGTGGCGCACGGGGGCGGCGAACACGGTGGCACTTTCCCACCGTTCGATCCCTCGACTTTCCCCTCGCAGCTGTTCTGGCTGGCCATCGTCTTCATCGCGCTCTACGTCCTGATGGCCAAGAAGGTCATTCCGCAGATCGGTAGTATCTTCGAGGCACGCGCCGCGAAGATTGCCGGCGATCTTGCTGAAGCCGAAAAGGCCAAGGGGGAAACGGACGCTGCCATTGCTTCCTACGAGGCGTCGCTGGCCGCCGCTCGTAACAAGGCCAATGCCATCGCCCACGATACGCGCACCAAGGTCGCCCACGAGATTGACGGCCGGCGCCATGCCGCCGAAGGGCAGCTTGCCGCCAAGCTCTCTGAGACCGAAAAGCACATAGCCGACGTCAAGAATATCGCGCTCGACCATGTGTCGACGATCGCTACCGAGACGACCGAGGCGGTCGTCGAGGCGCTGCTCGGCAAGGTTGGTCGCGAGGAGGCCGCCGTGGCCGTCGCCGCCGTCTCGGCCGGCAAGCACTGA
- a CDS encoding chromosome segregation SMC family protein, giving the protein MQFERLKIQGFKSFVDFSEFVIEPGLTGVVGPNGCGKSNLVEAMRWVMGESSYKAMRASGMDDVIFSGSGKRAARNAAEVTLVLRNDLRTAPPAFNDADLLEITRRIERQAGSSYRINGKDVRARDVQLLFADASTGARSPAMVRQGQIGELIAAKPTQRRTILEEAAGISGLHSRRHDAELRLKGAETNLTRMEDVLREIETRLEGLRKQARQAARYRNLSGDIRKAEATVAFLRVSDLMTQVEEAEAQMTDSFGAVADAQTAQTEAVRRQAIIAHELPGLRDRAVETAAALQRLRIALAESEAEERRARERLAELSRRAEEIARDRTREAALVAENDERLAALADEAETLLAEELGEEERRVEAEALASDIASRLAEIDAELAAATSAEAEAAALKGALEREIRDAGLRLDRLLRDLEGLDAELSELDERLNADDAIAAAREEIELATAMVFEAEAAVEDAEASRRAAEEERLAATGPLADAERELQKLDTEARTLAKMLDIEHGQLFPPLVDRLTPQKGFETALAAALGEDIEAPMDDRAPAYWTMPGNGAADPSLPDGVPPLAKFVDGPDLIARRLRQIGVIKAEDAARLQPLLATGQLLVTLDGALWRWDGYAAAADAPTVAARRLAARNRLAEIDAQRETANELCATRRQVLDAAEIRLRETEAEERAAREAIKAAERAASVARDQLLMAERALAETVARRAAAAGQRERLAADVEDFAARKTEAEERYAELADASELATRVQDLRSEAADTRARFSEARSAVEMIRREGELRKRRMEAIERELAGWGDRVRHAAAHLGELDDRLAQVEDERAELVDRPDEIIEARRGLMRAIASAEAASTEASDRLRDGELQAGEADRTATEALARLSTIREGRARVEERLAAAKQRLEEYADEIRDRFDAPLFALRQLAEIDDAAPLPDIGGVETRLERLKLERDKLGGVNLQAEAEQAELEGRLDTLVNEREDLIEAIRRLRQGIQNLNREARERLLNAFGIVNAHFQRLFGHLFGGGTAELQLVDAEDPLEAGLEILARPPGKKPQTMTLLSGGEQALTAMALIFAVFLTNPAPICVLDEVDAPLDDANVERYCDLLEEMARSTETRFVVITHNPITMARMNRLFGVTMAERGVSQLVSVDLETAESFREAS; this is encoded by the coding sequence ATGCAGTTCGAGCGGCTGAAGATACAGGGCTTCAAGTCCTTCGTGGACTTCTCCGAGTTCGTCATCGAACCCGGCCTGACAGGCGTGGTCGGCCCCAACGGCTGCGGCAAGTCCAATCTCGTCGAGGCCATGCGCTGGGTGATGGGCGAAAGCTCCTACAAGGCGATGCGTGCCTCCGGCATGGACGATGTCATCTTTTCCGGCTCCGGCAAGCGGGCGGCCCGCAACGCGGCCGAAGTGACGCTGGTCCTCAGAAACGACCTGCGCACCGCGCCGCCCGCCTTCAATGACGCCGATCTTCTGGAGATCACACGTCGTATCGAACGACAGGCCGGGTCTTCCTACCGCATCAACGGCAAAGACGTACGCGCCCGCGACGTACAGCTATTGTTCGCCGATGCCTCTACCGGTGCCCGCTCGCCGGCCATGGTGCGGCAGGGACAGATCGGCGAATTGATCGCCGCCAAGCCGACGCAGCGCCGCACCATCCTGGAGGAAGCGGCTGGCATCTCTGGTCTGCATTCCCGGCGCCACGACGCCGAACTGCGTCTCAAGGGCGCCGAAACCAATCTCACGCGCATGGAAGACGTATTGCGGGAGATCGAGACGCGACTTGAAGGATTGCGCAAGCAGGCAAGGCAGGCGGCTCGCTACCGCAACCTCTCAGGTGACATCCGCAAGGCCGAAGCCACCGTCGCCTTCCTGCGGGTAAGCGATCTGATGACCCAGGTCGAGGAAGCCGAAGCGCAGATGACGGATAGCTTCGGCGCCGTTGCCGACGCCCAGACAGCCCAGACCGAGGCCGTTCGTCGCCAGGCGATCATCGCCCACGAACTGCCCGGCCTGCGCGATCGGGCCGTTGAAACAGCGGCGGCGTTGCAGCGGCTCCGCATCGCGCTCGCCGAATCCGAGGCGGAGGAGCGGCGCGCCCGCGAACGATTGGCGGAACTTTCGCGCCGCGCCGAGGAAATCGCGCGCGATCGTACTCGTGAGGCGGCCCTGGTGGCCGAAAACGACGAACGTCTGGCCGCCCTCGCCGACGAGGCGGAGACTCTGCTGGCTGAGGAGCTTGGCGAGGAGGAACGACGGGTTGAGGCTGAGGCGCTCGCCTCGGATATTGCCAGCCGTCTGGCCGAGATCGACGCTGAACTCGCCGCCGCGACCTCCGCCGAAGCCGAGGCCGCCGCGCTGAAGGGAGCGCTTGAACGCGAAATCCGCGACGCCGGTCTTCGTCTCGATCGTCTCCTGCGCGATCTCGAAGGGCTTGACGCCGAACTTTCGGAGCTGGACGAGCGGCTCAATGCCGACGACGCCATTGCCGCCGCGCGCGAGGAGATCGAGCTGGCCACCGCCATGGTGTTCGAGGCGGAAGCCGCTGTCGAGGATGCCGAGGCCAGCCGCCGCGCCGCCGAGGAAGAGCGCCTTGCCGCCACGGGGCCACTTGCCGACGCTGAACGCGAACTGCAGAAGCTCGATACCGAGGCGCGTACTTTGGCGAAGATGCTCGATATCGAGCACGGCCAGCTGTTCCCACCCCTGGTCGATCGCCTGACGCCGCAGAAGGGCTTCGAGACGGCGCTGGCCGCCGCCCTCGGAGAGGACATCGAGGCGCCGATGGACGATCGCGCCCCGGCTTATTGGACCATGCCCGGCAATGGTGCCGCCGATCCGTCGCTGCCGGACGGTGTGCCGCCACTTGCCAAGTTCGTTGATGGCCCTGACCTTATTGCCCGCCGCCTGCGCCAGATCGGCGTCATCAAGGCCGAGGATGCAGCACGACTACAGCCGTTGCTTGCCACCGGTCAGTTGTTGGTGACGCTCGACGGGGCTCTGTGGCGCTGGGACGGCTATGCCGCCGCCGCCGATGCGCCGACCGTCGCGGCTCGCCGGCTCGCCGCCCGCAATCGCCTTGCCGAGATCGACGCGCAGCGCGAAACGGCAAACGAACTCTGCGCCACGCGGCGTCAGGTGCTCGACGCTGCCGAGATCCGCCTTCGCGAGACCGAGGCGGAGGAGCGGGCTGCTCGCGAGGCAATCAAGGCCGCTGAACGCGCCGCCTCGGTCGCCCGCGATCAACTGTTGATGGCCGAACGGGCGCTGGCGGAGACAGTCGCCCGCCGTGCCGCCGCCGCCGGCCAGCGCGAGCGTCTCGCGGCCGACGTCGAAGACTTTGCCGCTCGCAAAACGGAGGCCGAGGAACGGTACGCCGAGCTCGCCGATGCGTCGGAGCTTGCGACCCGCGTCCAGGATCTCAGGAGCGAGGCGGCTGACACGCGCGCGCGCTTCTCGGAAGCCCGCTCCGCCGTCGAAATGATCCGCCGCGAGGGCGAGTTACGGAAGCGTCGCATGGAGGCGATCGAGCGCGAGCTGGCCGGCTGGGGCGATCGCGTCCGCCATGCCGCGGCGCATCTCGGCGAATTGGACGACCGGCTTGCCCAGGTGGAAGACGAACGGGCCGAACTGGTCGATCGCCCCGATGAGATCATTGAAGCCAGACGCGGCCTGATGCGGGCGATTGCCTCGGCCGAGGCCGCCAGCACCGAGGCCTCCGATCGCTTGCGCGATGGCGAGCTGCAGGCCGGCGAAGCCGATCGTACTGCCACGGAGGCTTTGGCTCGGCTTTCGACCATCCGCGAAGGTCGGGCGCGAGTCGAGGAGCGCCTCGCCGCCGCCAAGCAGCGGCTTGAGGAATATGCCGACGAGATCCGGGACCGCTTCGATGCGCCGCTCTTTGCCCTGCGCCAGCTCGCCGAGATCGACGATGCCGCGCCGTTGCCCGATATCGGCGGCGTGGAGACCCGGCTCGAACGGTTGAAGTTGGAGCGCGACAAGCTCGGCGGCGTCAATTTGCAGGCCGAGGCCGAACAGGCCGAGCTGGAGGGGCGCCTCGATACTCTTGTCAACGAGCGCGAAGATCTGATCGAGGCGATCCGCCGGCTGCGCCAGGGCATTCAGAACTTGAACCGCGAGGCGCGCGAGCGCCTGCTCAACGCCTTCGGTATCGTCAACGCCCACTTTCAGCGTCTGTTTGGGCACCTGTTCGGCGGTGGCACGGCTGAACTACAGCTCGTCGACGCCGAGGACCCGCTGGAAGCCGGCCTGGAGATTCTCGCTCGCCCGCCGGGCAAGAAGCCGCAGACCATGACGCTGCTCTCCGGCGGCGAACAGGCTCTGACGGCCATGGCACTGATCTTTGCCGTCTTCCTCACCAATCCCGCGCCGATCTGCGTACTCGATGAAGTGGACGCGCCGCTCGATGACGCCAATGTCGAACGCTATTGCGACCTCCTGGAAGAAATGGCCCGCTCGACCGAGACTCGTTTTGTGGTCATCACCCACAATCCCATCACCATGGCGCGAATGAACCGGCTGTTCGGCGTCACGATGGCTGAGCGCGGCGTGTCGCAACTGGTCTCAGTCGACCTCGAAACCGCCGAATCTTTCCGAGAGGCGAGCTGA
- a CDS encoding ATP F0F1 synthase subunit B (Produces ATP from ADP in the presence of a proton gradient across the membrane. Subunit B is part of the membrane proton channel.) — protein sequence MLDNTTWAFVGLILFFVVLAYYGVFGTVGRMLDKRGEEVTAELEAAQRLRREAEALLAEYQQKRAAAEKDAAEIIAHAEDEAKRMTADAEVALKELIEHRTRTVEAKIAHAEAAAVAEVRAVAIDMAIAASRRLLTEKVQGEVAADLISKGVDEVKARFG from the coding sequence ATGCTCGACAACACCACTTGGGCCTTCGTCGGTCTGATCCTTTTCTTCGTCGTGCTCGCCTACTATGGGGTGTTCGGCACTGTTGGCCGCATGCTCGACAAGCGGGGCGAAGAGGTGACCGCTGAATTGGAAGCGGCTCAGCGCCTGCGCCGGGAAGCGGAAGCCCTTCTGGCCGAGTACCAGCAGAAGCGCGCCGCTGCCGAAAAGGACGCGGCCGAGATCATCGCTCACGCTGAAGACGAGGCAAAGCGCATGACGGCTGACGCGGAAGTGGCGCTCAAGGAGCTGATCGAGCACCGGACCCGCACCGTTGAGGCCAAGATCGCTCATGCCGAGGCGGCCGCCGTCGCCGAAGTGCGGGCCGTCGCCATTGACATGGCGATCGCCGCCTCGAGGCGGCTGCTGACCGAAAAGGTTCAGGGCGAGGTTGCCGCCGACCTTATCTCCAAGGGCGTTGATGAGGTAAAGGCTCGGTTCGGCTGA
- a CDS encoding F0F1 ATP synthase subunit A codes for MADVRTDPIHQFGIHKLVDINIDGYDVSFTNSSLFMILTLAAIALVLLWGTSSRAVVPGRAQSVAELSYEFVANTLRNAAGEGGMRFMPLVFSLFMFVLTANIFGMVPYFFTVTSHIIVTAALALLVIFTVTIYGFYKNGTHFLKLFVPSGVPMAIVPLVTLIEIISFLSRPLSLAVRLFANMLAGHITLKVFAGFVVTLTGFGAFGFLGALLPLIMVVALTALEFLVAFLQAYVFTILTCMYLNDALHPGH; via the coding sequence GTGGCTGACGTAAGAACCGATCCCATCCATCAGTTTGGCATCCACAAGCTGGTGGACATCAATATTGACGGCTACGACGTCTCCTTCACCAACTCTTCGCTGTTCATGATATTGACGCTGGCAGCTATCGCGCTGGTACTGTTGTGGGGCACTTCGTCGCGTGCCGTGGTGCCGGGCCGGGCGCAGTCGGTGGCAGAGCTATCCTACGAATTTGTCGCCAATACGCTGAGAAACGCGGCCGGCGAGGGCGGCATGCGCTTTATGCCGCTGGTGTTCTCGCTATTCATGTTTGTGCTGACAGCCAACATATTCGGCATGGTGCCCTATTTCTTCACGGTGACCTCGCACATCATCGTCACGGCGGCCCTGGCGCTGCTGGTGATTTTCACGGTGACGATCTACGGGTTCTACAAGAACGGCACTCATTTCCTGAAGCTGTTCGTACCCTCGGGCGTGCCCATGGCTATTGTGCCGCTGGTGACGCTGATCGAGATCATTTCCTTCCTGTCGCGGCCGCTCAGCCTCGCCGTTCGTCTGTTCGCCAACATGTTGGCCGGCCATATCACCCTCAAGGTGTTCGCGGGCTTCGTGGTGACGCTAACCGGCTTCGGTGCCTTCGGCTTTCTCGGTGCGTTGTTGCCGCTGATCATGGTGGTGGCGCTGACCGCCCTCGAATTCCTGGTGGCTTTCCTCCAGGCTTACGTCTTCACGATCCTTACCTGCATGTACCTCAACGACGCCCTGCACCCGGGGCACTGA
- a CDS encoding F0F1 ATP synthase subunit C, whose protein sequence is MEAEAAKYIGAGLSTIGIAGAAIGLGSIFGNYLSSAVRNPSAADGQFGRLILGFAVTEALGIFSLLIALLLLFAV, encoded by the coding sequence ATGGAAGCTGAAGCCGCGAAGTACATCGGCGCTGGCCTTTCGACCATCGGCATCGCCGGTGCCGCCATCGGCCTCGGCAGCATCTTCGGCAATTATCTGTCGAGTGCCGTCCGTAATCCTTCGGCCGCTGATGGCCAGTTCGGTCGCCTGATCCTCGGCTTTGCCGTGACCGAAGCGCTCGGCATCTTCTCGCTGCTGATCGCCCTGTTGCTGCTGTTCGCCGTCTGA
- a CDS encoding AtpZ/AtpI family protein, with protein MGQDDERPDDAGSDPRLRALGEKLAEARRAPSEPAGGGPQSSGLSGFGQAMKVGSEFVAGVIVGFVIGYTIDRLFGTTPWGMIVFLLLGFAAGTLNVMRSAGVAKDPFSAGSGKTPGRNKDGED; from the coding sequence ATGGGTCAGGATGACGAACGGCCGGACGACGCCGGAAGCGATCCCCGCCTTAGGGCGTTGGGAGAGAAGCTGGCGGAAGCGCGGCGCGCTCCGTCCGAACCGGCGGGCGGCGGGCCTCAATCGTCTGGGCTCTCTGGTTTCGGCCAGGCGATGAAAGTCGGGTCGGAGTTCGTGGCTGGGGTGATCGTTGGCTTCGTGATCGGCTACACGATCGATCGGCTCTTCGGGACAACCCCGTGGGGCATGATTGTATTCTTGTTGCTGGGCTTTGCTGCCGGGACGCTGAACGTGATGCGTTCGGCGGGGGTGGCGAAGGATCCGTTTTCCGCCGGGTCGGGCAAGACGCCTGGACGGAATAAGGACGGCGAAGACTGA
- a CDS encoding methyl-accepting chemotaxis protein has protein sequence MLKSFTGRIVFVVLVSALALAAALTFATQRMAEQTVTDLSGEAIVTAAGARAGALQAWIDSLSSQAAAVASASALQESAREFKSGWNQLLDDDPGARLRQVFVDGNTNPQHREEMTAVSDTSERYFIYHATGHKAVASALRDTGFDDLVLFDDGGKAYYSYAKDELFGRRIADATDKPALVDVVKAMIPAPGAKPAALKPAFTGFMPDPSSTVGLSSYFVAPVIMEGRFVAVVALRVNMAQAAKVLTDKTGLGATGRSILVSSETGSGFTFGQTAKGDMSIDLSANSLRKATEGQVFEAEIEPGIVELAALASVRPGWQVLSLHDRSAALAPVKRLTLILVAVAAAVLLLVGGIAVQLTRRLTRPLATLATDVRRLGAGELDAQLSGRDRKDEIGDLARAVDVFRAAAIERLRLEEQQIAEGRRRESRQQEVDRLVASFRAEVHNTIEAVARRMADMTATAADLTQVAEETTVRTGEAAHASSTASGSVGSVAAAAEELDASIRNLGTQVNSARDVVESATQGANAANAKVGGLRVASEEIGKIVTLIQSIAGQTNLLALNATIEAARAGEAGRGFAVVASEVKNLAGQTAKATEEISHQITAIQTSSEEAAEAIQAITDTMATVNRYTVAMADAMGQQSEATTSISGNVHAAAAATGSVLGIVERVASAADATTRSAQSVKDSAADVERETKALEELLADFLDKVTAA, from the coding sequence ATGCTGAAGTCGTTCACGGGGAGAATAGTTTTCGTCGTGCTGGTGTCCGCGCTGGCGCTGGCCGCTGCCCTGACCTTCGCAACGCAGCGAATGGCCGAACAGACGGTTACCGATCTCTCGGGCGAAGCCATCGTCACCGCTGCCGGTGCCCGCGCTGGCGCCTTGCAGGCCTGGATCGATAGCCTCTCCAGCCAGGCGGCAGCCGTTGCCTCCGCCTCTGCCCTTCAGGAGTCGGCGCGCGAATTCAAAAGTGGCTGGAACCAGCTGCTTGACGATGATCCGGGCGCCCGCCTGCGGCAGGTGTTTGTCGACGGCAACACGAACCCGCAACATCGCGAGGAGATGACCGCGGTCAGCGACACCTCGGAGCGCTATTTCATCTACCACGCGACCGGCCACAAGGCGGTCGCGTCTGCCCTGCGCGACACCGGCTTTGACGACCTCGTGCTATTCGACGACGGCGGCAAGGCCTACTACTCCTACGCCAAAGACGAATTGTTCGGCCGTCGCATCGCCGATGCCACAGACAAGCCGGCGCTGGTCGACGTGGTCAAGGCGATGATCCCGGCGCCGGGCGCCAAGCCAGCCGCACTCAAACCCGCTTTCACTGGCTTCATGCCGGACCCGTCCTCTACGGTCGGCCTCAGCAGCTATTTCGTGGCGCCCGTGATCATGGAGGGGCGCTTTGTCGCCGTGGTGGCGCTGCGCGTCAACATGGCGCAGGCAGCAAAGGTTCTGACCGACAAGACCGGCCTTGGTGCCACTGGACGTTCCATTCTTGTGTCCTCGGAAACCGGCTCCGGTTTCACCTTCGGCCAGACGGCGAAGGGCGACATGTCGATCGACCTCTCGGCCAATTCTCTGCGCAAGGCGACGGAGGGCCAGGTGTTCGAGGCGGAAATCGAACCTGGCATTGTCGAGCTGGCCGCCCTGGCGTCGGTGCGTCCCGGCTGGCAGGTGTTGTCCCTGCATGATCGCAGCGCCGCTCTGGCACCAGTCAAACGGCTGACGCTGATCCTCGTTGCCGTTGCCGCGGCGGTTCTGCTCCTCGTCGGCGGCATCGCGGTGCAGCTCACACGCCGTCTGACCCGCCCCCTGGCGACCCTGGCCACCGATGTCCGTCGGCTCGGTGCCGGCGAACTCGATGCCCAGTTGTCGGGGCGCGACCGCAAGGACGAGATCGGCGATCTTGCGCGTGCCGTCGATGTGTTCCGCGCCGCGGCCATCGAGCGGTTGCGGCTCGAAGAACAGCAGATCGCGGAAGGCCGTCGTCGCGAGAGCCGCCAGCAGGAGGTCGATCGTCTGGTCGCCTCATTCCGCGCCGAAGTACACAACACCATTGAGGCGGTTGCCCGTCGCATGGCCGATATGACCGCTACCGCCGCCGACCTGACGCAGGTTGCCGAGGAGACTACGGTCCGCACCGGTGAGGCGGCGCATGCCTCGTCGACGGCATCGGGCTCGGTGGGCTCGGTCGCCGCCGCAGCGGAAGAGCTGGACGCTTCGATCCGTAACCTTGGTACGCAGGTGAACTCCGCGCGCGATGTGGTCGAGAGTGCCACCCAGGGCGCCAATGCCGCCAACGCCAAGGTCGGCGGCCTGCGGGTTGCCTCCGAGGAGATTGGCAAGATCGTCACGCTGATCCAGTCGATCGCCGGCCAGACCAATCTTCTGGCGCTCAACGCCACCATCGAAGCGGCACGGGCCGGCGAGGCTGGTCGGGGCTTTGCCGTCGTCGCCTCGGAGGTGAAGAACCTTGCCGGCCAGACCGCCAAGGCGACCGAGGAAATTTCTCACCAGATCACGGCGATCCAGACCTCTTCCGAGGAAGCGGCCGAAGCTATCCAGGCGATTACCGACACCATGGCGACCGTCAATCGCTATACGGTCGCCATGGCCGACGCCATGGGCCAGCAGAGCGAGGCGACCACCTCGATCAGCGGCAACGTCCACGCCGCCGCAGCGGCCACCGGCTCGGTGCTCGGCATCGTCGAGCGCGTGGCCAGCGCGGCCGACGCCACCACGCGTTCGGCGCAGTCGGTGAAGGATAGCGCCGCCGATGTCGAGCGGGAGACCAAGGCATTGGAAGAACTGTTGGCCGACTTTCTCGATAAGGTAACGGCGGCCTGA